A window of the Lysinibacillus irui genome harbors these coding sequences:
- a CDS encoding ABC transporter substrate-binding protein has translation MKKKLLIGIGLAALLTLTACGNTSKNIAEETQARDHYPLTVENFSKTEGGSTWEKKDQVFDKAPERIMANTRPAAELLLHLGLGDKIVGVGANFGAVDKSVEGEYAKLTILSDEYVGKEVTLGTDPDLVFGRGGLFDNAEWGVGTVDSLNEMGIKTFVLESSVTGGTYDSIYNDIKNIGEIFNVQDKADSFIKELKGRQQNISSKLESIKEEKTFAYLHTNDPKELFVFPAHDETFFNDAFKMVKLENIFKDETGDVSVETLIAADPDVLILPNWDGSDLTKVREEIYANPKLSSMKAIKNKQMYIVDYNYMFGYGYNTIDGMEALAKEMYPDLFK, from the coding sequence ATGAAGAAAAAACTACTAATAGGAATCGGACTAGCGGCGCTATTAACATTAACAGCTTGCGGTAACACATCCAAAAATATAGCTGAGGAAACACAGGCTAGAGATCATTATCCGCTGACAGTTGAAAACTTTTCAAAAACAGAGGGTGGATCAACATGGGAAAAGAAAGATCAAGTATTCGATAAAGCACCTGAAAGAATTATGGCAAATACACGTCCAGCTGCAGAATTATTATTACATTTAGGATTGGGCGATAAAATTGTTGGTGTTGGAGCAAACTTTGGTGCAGTAGATAAATCTGTGGAAGGGGAATACGCTAAACTGACTATTTTAAGCGATGAATATGTTGGCAAAGAGGTTACATTAGGAACAGACCCTGATTTAGTATTTGGCCGCGGAGGCTTATTTGATAATGCTGAATGGGGAGTAGGTACAGTAGATTCACTTAATGAAATGGGCATTAAAACATTTGTTTTAGAGTCGTCGGTAACAGGTGGTACATATGATTCTATTTACAATGATATCAAAAATATTGGTGAAATTTTTAATGTGCAAGATAAGGCGGATAGCTTTATTAAAGAACTAAAAGGGAGACAACAAAATATTTCTTCAAAATTAGAAAGCATTAAAGAAGAGAAAACATTTGCTTATTTGCATACAAATGATCCAAAAGAGCTTTTTGTCTTTCCAGCACACGATGAAACATTCTTTAATGATGCATTCAAAATGGTTAAGCTAGAGAATATTTTTAAAGATGAAACAGGTGATGTAAGTGTCGAAACACTAATAGCAGCAGATCCAGATGTATTAATTCTTCCTAACTGGGATGGCTCTGATTTAACAAAAGTACGTGAAGAAATTTATGCTAATCCTAAACTTTCAAGCATGAAGGCTATTAAAAATAAACAAATGTACATTGTAGATTATAATTATATGTTCGGTTATGGCTATAACACAATTGATGGAATGGAAGCCTTAGCTAAGGAAATGTATCCTGACTTATTTAAATAA
- a CDS encoding non-ribosomal peptide synthetase family protein, which produces MNTKHNFDVHPSHNHTYSFEPQSFPSDRIQLLNEEDLRAYKKLNQTIADYDKDATIPDVFYQAAQQFAERIALSYEGGKLTYRQLNEQSNQVAHMLVANGLQKGNHVAIFMERSKETVISLLGVLKAGGVYVPIDPSYPKERCQYLLNDTGAPYILTKSEYRALLNDFIHSDSQKHTVLTVSQSENGYSQENIHCELHPSDLAYIIYTSGSTGKPKGVLLKHGAVINLITDNQRIYHSTEDDVFSQFISYSFDPSVTETFTAFFSGARLHMLTSVERLSIEAFAEMISREQVTTATIPNAFFTQLATHLPKEYRTKLTTLNYLSVGGEALLPAIVQKWQEKFGLSTEIINVYGPTECTVLSSYFKVKSQITDMQSSIPIGRPVANYEMYVVNAEEQLCPVHVTGELCIAGVGLAAGYLHQPEKTAEVFVPHLLKPNKKMYRTGDLVRLLPSGNIEFVGRKDSQIKVRGFRIELGEIETVLSNHPSIQEVVIIAKKMSDGNNHLFAYYTVASGMQLDEDMLRDYLANLLPDYMVPERFMELPEMPLSPTGKIDRKQLASLEVTLSRSTTYIAPENDTQRMLAAAWEYVLGIEPIGIHDNFFHIGGHSLKVLEILVQVKKHIPFLKIQDFFQYQTIAELDQYILSYQPEAVDVQENAAPIIFKDLMEPSPLEVSQTAKPLPMTSVLLTGATGYLGSHVLYELLTTTAAHIYCLIRPSAHVTIEEKLIDSMQFYFGSAFADQIKGRITVIQGDLGKQRLQLSDADEQKIMEEITTIIHCGADVRHFGATDHFNNVNVNGTRYLLEIAKKKPGVHFHYISTIGIPEELAALQWGPNEEKGNFNYDVKLDNVYTQSKLEAENLVRNAVQDAIPVSIYRVGNLSCHSETGKFQRNIDDNAFYRMIKSMLYLGKTPTAQWHVDFTPINYASQALVSLAAQSAVNGHVFHLCNPVSITYLELIDTIKELGYDLTIVSTQEYTNWLLNGEHSKDVQEFLSLAIAQLEGDGASDSPFIFNCKKTLEFLANTKIECAVPNTAFIQRMLQYGIDTGYFPEPQQVNIR; this is translated from the coding sequence TTGAATACTAAACATAATTTTGATGTACACCCATCGCATAATCATACGTACTCTTTTGAGCCACAAAGTTTTCCATCCGATCGTATTCAACTTTTAAATGAAGAAGATTTACGGGCATACAAAAAATTGAATCAAACAATAGCTGACTACGATAAAGATGCAACAATACCTGACGTATTTTATCAGGCTGCACAACAGTTTGCTGAACGAATTGCATTATCATATGAGGGTGGCAAATTGACATACCGTCAGCTAAATGAACAATCCAACCAAGTCGCTCATATGTTAGTTGCAAACGGTCTTCAAAAAGGAAATCATGTGGCAATTTTTATGGAGCGTAGTAAAGAAACTGTCATTAGCTTACTCGGTGTCCTAAAAGCAGGTGGAGTGTATGTTCCTATAGATCCAAGCTATCCAAAAGAACGTTGTCAATATCTATTAAACGATACAGGTGCTCCATATATCTTAACGAAAAGCGAATATAGAGCTTTATTGAACGATTTCATACATAGTGATTCTCAAAAACATACCGTGTTAACTGTAAGCCAATCAGAGAACGGCTATTCACAGGAAAATATTCATTGTGAATTACATCCATCTGATTTAGCTTATATCATTTATACATCTGGCTCAACAGGCAAACCAAAAGGTGTTTTGCTTAAGCATGGAGCTGTTATTAATTTAATTACAGATAATCAAAGAATCTACCATTCAACGGAAGATGATGTTTTTTCTCAATTTATCTCTTATAGTTTTGACCCTTCTGTCACAGAAACTTTTACTGCTTTCTTTTCAGGAGCAAGACTTCATATGCTAACAAGTGTAGAGCGTCTATCGATTGAAGCTTTTGCTGAAATGATTAGTCGTGAGCAAGTAACAACTGCCACTATACCAAATGCTTTCTTTACACAACTAGCGACACATTTACCTAAAGAATACCGAACAAAGCTAACTACTCTAAATTATTTATCTGTTGGTGGGGAAGCCCTACTGCCTGCTATTGTTCAAAAATGGCAGGAAAAATTCGGGCTATCTACAGAGATTATTAATGTGTATGGGCCAACTGAATGTACAGTACTGTCGTCCTATTTTAAAGTAAAGAGTCAGATAACAGACATGCAATCTAGCATCCCTATTGGTAGACCTGTCGCTAATTATGAGATGTATGTTGTAAATGCAGAGGAACAGCTTTGCCCTGTTCATGTAACAGGAGAGTTATGTATTGCAGGTGTTGGTTTAGCAGCAGGTTATTTACATCAGCCTGAGAAAACGGCTGAGGTCTTTGTTCCACATCTATTGAAACCGAACAAAAAAATGTATCGAACAGGTGATTTAGTTCGCCTATTGCCTAGCGGTAATATCGAATTTGTCGGACGTAAGGATTCACAAATCAAAGTAAGGGGCTTCCGTATTGAGCTTGGAGAAATTGAAACCGTATTAAGTAATCATCCAAGCATTCAAGAAGTCGTCATTATTGCAAAGAAAATGTCTGATGGTAATAATCATTTATTTGCCTACTATACGGTAGCAAGTGGTATGCAGCTTGACGAAGATATGTTAAGAGATTACTTAGCGAATCTTTTACCTGATTACATGGTGCCTGAGCGTTTTATGGAATTACCTGAAATGCCTCTATCTCCTACAGGAAAAATTGATCGAAAACAATTAGCCTCACTGGAAGTAACCTTATCAAGAAGCACTACATATATTGCACCAGAAAATGATACACAGCGTATGCTAGCTGCCGCATGGGAGTATGTGCTAGGTATCGAACCAATAGGTATTCACGATAATTTCTTCCACATTGGGGGACATTCTTTAAAAGTATTGGAAATTCTTGTACAAGTGAAAAAGCATATACCATTCTTAAAAATCCAGGACTTTTTCCAGTATCAAACCATTGCGGAGCTCGATCAATATATTCTTAGCTATCAGCCTGAAGCTGTTGATGTTCAGGAAAATGCAGCTCCAATTATTTTCAAGGATCTTATGGAACCAAGCCCGTTAGAAGTCTCACAAACTGCGAAACCATTGCCAATGACTTCCGTATTATTAACAGGGGCCACAGGTTATTTAGGTAGCCATGTATTATACGAGCTGTTAACTACAACTGCTGCACATATTTATTGTCTTATTCGACCAAGTGCTCATGTAACAATTGAAGAAAAGCTAATAGACAGTATGCAATTTTATTTTGGCAGTGCTTTTGCTGATCAGATAAAAGGCCGTATTACTGTTATCCAAGGCGACTTAGGAAAGCAACGCCTTCAATTATCTGATGCCGATGAACAAAAGATAATGGAAGAAATCACTACCATCATTCACTGTGGTGCAGATGTACGTCATTTCGGTGCGACTGACCACTTTAATAATGTGAATGTTAACGGTACTCGCTATTTGCTGGAAATAGCCAAAAAGAAACCAGGTGTACATTTCCATTACATATCAACAATTGGTATTCCAGAGGAGTTAGCTGCCCTTCAATGGGGACCAAATGAAGAAAAAGGGAATTTTAATTACGACGTGAAATTGGATAATGTTTATACACAAAGTAAGCTAGAGGCAGAAAATCTTGTTCGAAATGCGGTTCAAGATGCAATTCCTGTTTCCATCTATCGTGTAGGTAATTTAAGCTGTCATTCTGAAACGGGAAAATTCCAACGTAATATCGATGATAACGCCTTTTACCGTATGATTAAATCAATGCTTTATTTAGGTAAGACACCTACGGCACAATGGCATGTTGACTTTACCCCAATTAATTATGCAAGTCAGGCCCTCGTTTCTCTGGCAGCACAATCAGCGGTGAATGGTCATGTCTTCCACTTATGTAACCCTGTGTCGATTACTTATTTAGAATTAATCGACACTATTAAGGAACTCGGTTATGACTTAACAATTGTGTCTACTCAGGAATATACAAATTGGTTATTAAATGGTGAGCATTCGAAAGATGTACAGGAATTTTTATCATTAGCTATTGCACAGCTTGAAGGTGATGGAGCAAGTGACTCACCGTTTATCTTCAATTGCAAAAAAACTCTAGAATTTTTAGCTAATACGAAAATTGAATGTGCAGTACCAAATACAGCTTTTATTCAAAGAATGCTTCAATACGGCATTGATACAGGCTACTTCCCTGAACCACAACAAGTCAACATAAGATGA
- a CDS encoding 4'-phosphopantetheinyl transferase family protein: MIQQDIQLFATPLGPQLTPSEWDTFSKVLPSDVKKKLNQYKHWQDRQRALLGKTLIRWALLPYLDDALLHTAQDEHGRPYIAGHPHWQGDFNLSHSGDWIVLAVTPSGRVGIDVEEIKPVSKELMHYALSKAEQQLVSHQSHHVFYELWTLKEAFFKTGLLPSRSPHLLDTVDIKRTRKDLSTQLFYLDPLHPVSICWNNVSSTIKTTKLNREQLLQR, translated from the coding sequence ATGATTCAACAGGATATACAACTATTTGCCACGCCTCTAGGGCCTCAGTTAACACCATCAGAATGGGATACTTTCAGCAAAGTACTCCCTTCTGATGTGAAAAAAAAGCTTAATCAATACAAGCATTGGCAGGACCGTCAAAGAGCATTACTAGGTAAGACTCTCATCAGATGGGCTCTTCTTCCATATTTAGATGATGCCTTATTACACACGGCACAGGATGAACATGGTCGCCCTTATATTGCAGGCCATCCCCATTGGCAAGGTGATTTTAATCTTTCTCATTCTGGTGATTGGATTGTGTTAGCCGTAACACCTAGTGGGCGAGTAGGCATCGACGTTGAAGAAATAAAGCCTGTGAGTAAAGAGCTCATGCACTATGCACTTTCCAAGGCAGAGCAACAATTAGTCTCTCATCAGTCTCACCATGTTTTTTATGAGCTTTGGACTTTAAAAGAAGCATTCTTTAAAACAGGCCTATTGCCGAGTCGTTCACCCCATTTGCTGGATACGGTTGATATTAAAAGAACAAGAAAAGACCTTTCAACACAGTTATTTTATCTCGATCCACTACACCCTGTATCTATATGCTGGAACAACGTATCCTCCACTATAAAAACCACAAAGTTAAATAGAGAGCAGCTTCTACAGAGATAA
- a CDS encoding ABC transporter ATP-binding protein produces the protein MELVAKEIEVKIGKKEIVKNISIHVNKQQFVGLIGPNGCGKSTLLKSIYKSLVPQKGMVFLDDLDVLKSPEKKISQHLGVVGQFNEMHFDLTVQQMVMLGRTPHKKMLESDNQKDFDIVEEALTRTNLQAYKGRSFLSLSGGEKQRVILARTIAQQPQFMILDEPTNHLDIRYQIEILSCVKSLKIGVLAALHDLEMAAHYCDYLYAVKDGEVYAHGVPEDVLTPETIEALYHIKCKTFTNPVTNGLGFAYGL, from the coding sequence ATGGAATTAGTAGCAAAAGAAATAGAAGTAAAGATTGGCAAAAAGGAAATTGTAAAAAACATATCGATTCACGTGAATAAGCAGCAATTTGTGGGTTTAATCGGACCAAATGGATGTGGAAAGTCAACTTTATTAAAAAGTATTTATAAAAGCCTTGTGCCACAAAAAGGAATGGTCTTTTTAGATGATTTAGATGTTTTGAAAAGTCCCGAAAAAAAGATATCACAGCACTTGGGTGTTGTTGGGCAATTCAATGAAATGCACTTTGATTTAACGGTACAGCAAATGGTGATGTTAGGCAGAACACCCCATAAAAAAATGCTAGAGTCAGATAATCAAAAGGATTTTGACATTGTGGAAGAGGCATTAACACGCACGAATTTACAAGCATATAAGGGACGTAGTTTTCTTTCATTATCTGGAGGTGAAAAACAACGTGTTATTTTAGCCAGAACAATTGCTCAGCAGCCTCAATTTATGATTTTAGATGAACCGACAAACCATTTAGATATTCGCTATCAAATTGAAATACTATCCTGCGTGAAAAGTTTAAAGATTGGTGTATTAGCGGCGCTCCATGATTTAGAGATGGCAGCACATTACTGTGATTATCTTTATGCAGTTAAAGATGGCGAAGTTTATGCACATGGCGTACCAGAGGATGTTTTAACACCAGAAACAATAGAAGCTTTATATCATATAAAGTGTAAAACGTTTACGAATCCAGTGACGAATGGATTAGGTTTTGCTTATGGACTATAG